CGCAGATGGCGATGACCAAAGGTGCCTGGACGAACCAATCGCGTCCGTAGACGCGGCGCAGTTCCTCTTCTCGCCCTCGGGTGTGGATCACCACCAGGCGGAAGGGCTGCCGATTGGCCGCCGTGGGGGCCAGGCGGGCTGCCTCCAACACCTGGTGCAGCACGTCATCAGGCACAGGGTCGGGCTTGTATGCCCGTACGCTGTAACGCTTCCGGGCTAACTCGATGAATCCCATGGAGTGCTCCTTTACTTGATGGCGCGAGTCGCCGCGGTGGGCGACGCCCTCAGCCCAAGCCTTCTCCCACGGAGTGGGAGAGAGGCGGAAGAGCCCAGCTTCGCATCCCGGCGGGTGAGGACCCCCCACTACTTCAGGAACAACTCGATCACCGGCACGACAACCGGCGGCTTCTGCACCGGCAGCTGCAGGGTGAGCGTATCCCGGCCCACTCCGCCCATGGTGGTGTTCTGAGCTTGCTGGTGGGGGTCAATCTCCACCATCCGGATCTCGGAGGCGTCGTTGAGCAATTGGGCATACTCCACCCGCCCCGCCAGCCCGTCCAGGTGCACGTGCCGGAAGGGCCAGGCGAACAGGTGCAGGTAGAGTCGCTTGCCGTTCTGGGTGTAGCGGCAGTCCGGCGGTGGGGTGAACTCGCTGGCGGTGCAGCCATAGATGGCCCGACCGTGTAGCCGGGTCCACTCCCCGATGCCCCGCAGGCGGTCAATGGCCTTGGGCTCGAACTCGCCCCGGGCGTTAGGACCCACGTTGAGGAGCAGGTTACCCCCCTTAGAGACGGTGTCCACCAGCATCTGCACCAGCATGTCGGTGGACTTCCAGTCCAGGTTGTCCCGATCGTAGCCCCAACTGCCGTTCAGTGTCTGGCACGCCTCCCAGAGCACCGGCTTGCCGTCCACCGTGAGCCAGCCCCGGGGCTGATACTGCTCAGGGGTCTTGATGTCGCCCCCGATTTCCAGCCGGTCGTTGACGATGATCCCCGGCTGCAGCTCGCGCACCATCTTCATTAGGCGCTCCGAGTCCCAGTCCTCCTTGCCCTTGCCCCTGGACCAGCCCCAGTCTCGGCTGGAATAGGAGAAGTCGAACCACATGATGTCAATGGGGCCGAACTGGGTGAGGAGCTCGCGGGTCTGGCCGTGGAGGTAGGCCCGGTACTTGGCGATGTCGCGGTCCTTGTTGGCCTCCCGGAACTCGAGGTCGTCTCGCATGGGGTGCAGTCCGTCAATGGGGAACTCGGGGTGATGCCAGTCTATGAGCGAGTGGTAGAAGCCCACCTTGAGCCCCTGCTCGCGGAAGGCGTTCACCATGGGGTGGAGCAGGTCACGCTTGGCGGGGGTGTTGGTGGCCTTGTAGTCGGTGAGGGCGGAATCCCAGAGGCAGAAGCCGTCGTGATGCTTGCTGGTGACCACCAGGTACTTCATGCCCGCGTTCTTGGCCTCCTGGGCCCAGACCGCGGGGTCGTAGAGGTCGGGGTCGAAGTGGTCGAAGTACTTCTGGTACTCCTCGTCGCTGATCTTCTCGCGGTTCTTCACCCACTCGTGGCGGGCAGCGGCGGAGTAGATACCCCAATGGATGAAGAGCCCGAAGCGGTCGTGGATGAACCAGCCGGTGTCGGCGCCGGAGGGCGACGTCTGTGCCATGAGTGACCTCCTGGGCGGGATGTGAGGGCAAGATAGCCCAACGCAGCGGGCTGTCAAGGTAACCGGTGGCAAGAGACCGGGAGGTGCGCGACGCCTGCGGGCTCTCGCTCGTGCAGGACACTGGGCCCATTGCTGGAGGCAGGGCGAGGCCTCAGGCGGCCTTTCCTGTGCCTGGCAGGCTAGGAGCCGGCCGTCAGCGCCAGCGGCAAGTACACGAGGCCCGGCCGCACGGGGTGCCACGCCCCATCGTAGTAGTGCTTCAGCGAGACCCACTGCGGAACGACGTCGCCCTTCTGGTCGAAGCCCTCGTGGAAGCCCACCACTCCCTGATAGTTCGCGGTGGCGGCGATGGCATCCCTGATGGCCTCGGAGTCCAGGCTGTCGGCCCGATCAAGGGCGGCGACGACTATGTCGGCCGCGTCGTAGGCCAAGGCGCCCCAGGAGTCCGCCTCGTCCCCGAAGTGGGCGAACTCCGCTGCCTGATACAGAGCGTCGAACTCCACGTAGCCCGGCATGCCGGCGGTGCTCCGTCCCCAGATCCCCACGAAGTCCCCTTCGGCGGCCGGGCCAGCCCCGGCGGGGTAGAGGGTGACGTCCGCCTCCATCGAGTCCCAGGCCACGGCGGAGATGCCCACGCCGTGCAGGAGGCTGCTCATGGTGCCGGCCCGCTTGGCCTGCGAGTCGGCGAAGTAGACCGCCTCCGGGTCCTCGCTCACCAGGGCTGCCAGGACGTGAGCGGGGTCCGATGCGGGATCCACCACGCGGATCCCGGTGATGGTGCCTCCCACCCTGGCGAACCTCGTCGTGACAGGCGTCAACCGAGCCATCTTGAGCCAGCTCCCACCATCTGTGAGTCGCGTCACCGCGACTGTGAGATGGCGGCACGCGATGCGGTGACACCGCATGGCAGAGAGCGCCACCAGCGAGGGTCGAGCTGCACCACCGGAAGCCCAGGGCACCGGCGCCCCCCTGGAGACCGTACCCCACACCCTGGAACCTATCCCCCCGTAACCTCTCCCCCGGTCTAGGTTTCGCCCCGGATCGCCGGCGCGAGGCGCGCCCCGACTACTCGCCCTCGCCTCGCGCCACCTCGGCCAGAACCGCCCTTACCTGTGATGCCACTCTTGGGAGATCCTTGCGTACGACGTCCCACACTACCTCGTAGTTGATGCCGAAGTAGTGGTGCACGATCCTGTCCCGCATGCCGGCCATGGCCTGCCAGGGAATGTGAGCGTGACCGGTTCGGAGGCCGCTAGACAGCTTCTTGGTCGCCTCGCCGATCACCTGGATGTTGCGCAACACAGCATCTTGCACCATAGGCCGCGCCAAGAAGTCTTCGTAAGTGAGGCCCTCGGTG
The nucleotide sequence above comes from Anaerolineae bacterium. Encoded proteins:
- a CDS encoding alpha-L-fucosidase, with amino-acid sequence MAQTSPSGADTGWFIHDRFGLFIHWGIYSAAARHEWVKNREKISDEEYQKYFDHFDPDLYDPAVWAQEAKNAGMKYLVVTSKHHDGFCLWDSALTDYKATNTPAKRDLLHPMVNAFREQGLKVGFYHSLIDWHHPEFPIDGLHPMRDDLEFREANKDRDIAKYRAYLHGQTRELLTQFGPIDIMWFDFSYSSRDWGWSRGKGKEDWDSERLMKMVRELQPGIIVNDRLEIGGDIKTPEQYQPRGWLTVDGKPVLWEACQTLNGSWGYDRDNLDWKSTDMLVQMLVDTVSKGGNLLLNVGPNARGEFEPKAIDRLRGIGEWTRLHGRAIYGCTASEFTPPPDCRYTQNGKRLYLHLFAWPFRHVHLDGLAGRVEYAQLLNDASEIRMVEIDPHQQAQNTTMGGVGRDTLTLQLPVQKPPVVVPVIELFLK
- a CDS encoding ABC transporter substrate-binding protein; this encodes MARLTPVTTRFARVGGTITGIRVVDPASDPAHVLAALVSEDPEAVYFADSQAKRAGTMSSLLHGVGISAVAWDSMEADVTLYPAGAGPAAEGDFVGIWGRSTAGMPGYVEFDALYQAAEFAHFGDEADSWGALAYDAADIVVAALDRADSLDSEAIRDAIAATANYQGVVGFHEGFDQKGDVVPQWVSLKHYYDGAWHPVRPGLVYLPLALTAGS
- a CDS encoding DUF86 domain-containing protein, coding for MSRLRRDSSYLADILEASERVAAYTEGLTYEDFLARPMVQDAVLRNIQVIGEATKKLSSGLRTGHAHIPWQAMAGMRDRIVHHYFGINYEVVWDVVRKDLPRVASQVRAVLAEVARGEGE